A region of Arabidopsis thaliana chromosome 5, partial sequence DNA encodes the following proteins:
- the UBP17 gene encoding ubiquitin-specific protease 17 has protein sequence MPVSLESETLGFRCLLIGCMMLVFLLIRRQWRSASVRREEVIRLIALATEESYLAEEVRPATVDYGGDSVSDVYRCAVCLYPTTTRCSQCKSVRYCSSKCQILHWRRGHKEECRSPDYDEEKEEYVQSDYDAKESNVDFPSRGTAYESSSNVSVDVACDMSTSRPSIHKVQPRSEAVDFTTSLNIKDNLYETRPLSRKKSRNRTDKVESASNYSKGKTDAKLRKLGNQNSRRSGDSANMSISDQFLSVGFEEEMNALKHERITSEPSSASAAMSSSSTLLLPSKANSKPKVSQASSSGLKTSVQKVVQHFRPPQSSKKSQPSSSIDEMSFSYELFVKLYCDRVELQPFGLVNLGNSCYANAVLQCLAFTRPLISYLIRGLHSKTCRKKSWCFVCEFEHLILKARGGESPLSPIKILSKLQKIGKHLGPGKEEDAHEFLRCAVDTMQSVFLKEAPAAGPFAEETTLVGLTFGGYLHSKIKCMACLHKSERPELMMDLTVEIDGDIGSLEEALAQFTAYEVLDGENRYFCGRCKSYQKAKKKLMILEGPNILTVVLKRFQSDNFGKLSKPIHFPELLDISPYMSDPNHGDHPVYSLYAVVVHLDAMSTLFSGHYVCYIKTLDGDWFKIDDSNVFPVQLETVLLEGAYMLLYARDSPRPVSKNGGRKSKQRRNLAAIPSRKGNKKQRDGDNNSLLPRVDWSSGSLSSMFSSSDTTSSCSTKDSSGIENLSDYLFGGVEPVWKWDRHNKSQTFD, from the exons AAGTTCGTCCCGCCACTGTTGATTACGGCGGAGACTCGGTTTCTGATGTTTACCGTTGTGCCGTTTGTCTATACCCTACCACTACTCGTTGCTCTCAGTGCAAATCTGTTCGTTACTG TTCAAGCAAGTGTCAAATTCTTCACTGGCGACGAGGTCATAAGGAAGAATGTCGATCGCCTGattatgatgaagaaaaggaGGAGTATGTTCAATCTGATTATG ATGCTAAAGAGTCTAATGTGGATTTTCCATCTCGTGGGACTGCGTATGAATCATCATCTAATGTGTCTGTTGATGTTGCCTGTGATATGTCTACAAGTAGGCCTAGTATTCATAAAGTGCAACCTAGATCTGAAGCTGTGGATTTCACTACTTCTTTAAACATAAAGGATAATCTCTATGAGACCAGGCCACTAAGTAGGAAGAAATCACGTAATCGTACAGACAAGGTTGAGTCAGCCAGTAATTATTCCAAAGGAAAGACTGATGCAAAGCTGCGGAAACTTGGCAATCAAAATTCACGTAGGTCAGGTGATTCGGCTAATATGTCAATTTCAGATCAATTTTTGTCAGTtgggtttgaagaagaaatgaatgCACTTAAACATGAAAGAATTACATCTGAACCATCTAGTGCTTCTGCTGCAATGTCTTCGTCTTCAACTCTTCTCCTACCTTCAAAAGCTAACAGTAAGCCAAAAGTGTCACAAGCTTCAAGTAGTGGATTGAAAACATCGGTGCAGAAAGTTGTTCAGCATTTTAGACCTCCACAGTCGTCCAAAAAGTCTCAACCTTCCAGTTCTATTGATGAG ATGAGCTTCTCGTATGAGTTGTTTGTGAAACTTTATTGTGATAGAGTAGAATTACAGCCATTTGGCCTTGTGAACTTAGGGAACAG TTGTTATGCAAATGCTGTCCTTCAGTGCTTGGCATTCACTCGGCCACTGATATCATACCTTATTAGGGGATTACACTCTAAAACAT GTAGAAAGAAGAGttggtgttttgtttgtgaGTTTGAACACTTAATTTTAAAGGCAAGGGGAGGAGAATCTCCTCTTTCACCTATCAAGATCTtatcaaaattacaaaagattGGGAAGCATCTTGGCcctggaaaagaagaagacgcgCACGAGTTTTTAAG GTGTGCTGTTGATACAATGCAATCTGTTTTTCTCAAAGAGGCTCCTGCAGCTGGTCCGTTTGCTGAAGAAACTACTTTAGTAGGCCTTACGTTTGGTGGATATCTTCACTCCAAg ATTAAATGCATGGCATGCCTCCACAAATCTGAGCGACCGGAGCTGATGATGGATCTAACTGTTGAGATTGATGGGGATATAGGAAGCCTCGAAGAAGCACTTGCTCAATTCACAGCATACGAAGTCCTAGATGGAGAGAACCGGTATTTCTGTGGCAG ATGTAAATCTTACCAGAAAgccaaaaagaaattgatgatATTGGAAGGACCCAATATTCTTACTGTCGTGCTGAAACGTTTTCAG TCTGATAACTTTGGGAAGCTGAGCAAACCCATCCATTTTCCCGAGCTTCTCGATATTAGCCCGTATATGAGTGACCCAAATCATGGGGATCATCCGGTTTATAGTCTCTACGCAGTGGTGGTCCATTTGGATGCTATGAGCACTTTATTTTCAGGTCATTATGTTTGCTACATAAAAACCCTTGATGGAGATTGGTTCAAAATTGATGACAGCAAT GTTTTCCCGGTTCAGTTAGAGACTGTGTTACTAGAAGGAGCATACATGCTTCTTTATGCAAG GGATTCTCCGAGACCGGTGAGCAAGAACGGTGGTCGGAAatcaaagcaaagaagaaatttggcCGCAATTCCGTCAAGAAAGGgcaacaagaaacagagagacgGTGATAATAACAGTTTGTTGCCGCGTGTGGACTGGTCGAGTGGAAGCCTGTCGTCAATGTTTAGCTCATCGGACACAACAAGCTCATGTAGCACAAAAGACTCATCAGGTATTGAGAATTTATCAGATTACCTGTTTGGTGGAGTTGAACCGGTTTGGAAATGGGATCGTCATAATAAATCTCAAACGTTTGATTGA
- the UBP17 gene encoding ubiquitin-specific protease 17 (ubiquitin-specific protease 17 (UBP17); FUNCTIONS IN: cysteine-type endopeptidase activity, ubiquitin thiolesterase activity, zinc ion binding; INVOLVED IN: ubiquitin-dependent protein catabolic process; LOCATED IN: mitochondrion; EXPRESSED IN: 24 plant structures; EXPRESSED DURING: 12 growth stages; CONTAINS InterPro DOMAIN/s: Zinc finger, MYND-type (InterPro:IPR002893), Peptidase C19, ubiquitin carboxyl-terminal hydrolase 2, conserved site (InterPro:IPR018200), Peptidase C19, ubiquitin carboxyl-terminal hydrolase 2 (InterPro:IPR001394); BEST Arabidopsis thaliana protein match is: ubiquitin-specific protease 16 (TAIR:AT4G24560.1); Has 1807 Blast hits to 1807 proteins in 277 species: Archae - 0; Bacteria - 0; Metazoa - 736; Fungi - 347; Plants - 385; Viruses - 0; Other Eukaryotes - 339 (source: NCBI BLink).) produces the protein MMLVFLLIRRQWRSASVRREEVIRLIALATEESYLAEEVRPATVDYGGDSVSDVYRCAVCLYPTTTRCSQCKSVRYCSSKCQILHWRRGHKEECRSPDYDEEKEEYVQSDYDAKESNVDFPSRGTAYESSSNVSVDVACDMSTSRPSIHKVQPRSEAVDFTTSLNIKDNLYETRPLSRKKSRNRTDKVESASNYSKGKTDAKLRKLGNQNSRRSGDSANMSISDQFLSVGFEEEMNALKHERITSEPSSASAAMSSSSTLLLPSKANSKPKVSQASSSGLKTSVQKVVQHFRPPQSSKKSQPSSSIDEMSFSYELFVKLYCDRVELQPFGLVNLGNSCYANAVLQCLAFTRPLISYLIRGLHSKTCRKKSWCFVCEFEHLILKARGGESPLSPIKILSKLQKIGKHLGPGKEEDAHEFLRCAVDTMQSVFLKEAPAAGPFAEETTLVGLTFGGYLHSKIKCMACLHKSERPELMMDLTVEIDGDIGSLEEALAQFTAYEVLDGENRYFCGRCKSYQKAKKKLMILEGPNILTVVLKRFQSDNFGKLSKPIHFPELLDISPYMSDPNHGDHPVYSLYAVVVHLDAMSTLFSGHYVCYIKTLDGDWFKIDDSNVFPVQLETVLLEGAYMLLYARDSPRPVSKNGGRKSKQRRNLAAIPSRKGNKKQRDGDNNSLLPRVDWSSGSLSSMFSSSDTTSSCSTKDSSGIENLSDYLFGGVEPVWKWDRHNKSQTFD, from the exons AAGTTCGTCCCGCCACTGTTGATTACGGCGGAGACTCGGTTTCTGATGTTTACCGTTGTGCCGTTTGTCTATACCCTACCACTACTCGTTGCTCTCAGTGCAAATCTGTTCGTTACTG TTCAAGCAAGTGTCAAATTCTTCACTGGCGACGAGGTCATAAGGAAGAATGTCGATCGCCTGattatgatgaagaaaaggaGGAGTATGTTCAATCTGATTATG ATGCTAAAGAGTCTAATGTGGATTTTCCATCTCGTGGGACTGCGTATGAATCATCATCTAATGTGTCTGTTGATGTTGCCTGTGATATGTCTACAAGTAGGCCTAGTATTCATAAAGTGCAACCTAGATCTGAAGCTGTGGATTTCACTACTTCTTTAAACATAAAGGATAATCTCTATGAGACCAGGCCACTAAGTAGGAAGAAATCACGTAATCGTACAGACAAGGTTGAGTCAGCCAGTAATTATTCCAAAGGAAAGACTGATGCAAAGCTGCGGAAACTTGGCAATCAAAATTCACGTAGGTCAGGTGATTCGGCTAATATGTCAATTTCAGATCAATTTTTGTCAGTtgggtttgaagaagaaatgaatgCACTTAAACATGAAAGAATTACATCTGAACCATCTAGTGCTTCTGCTGCAATGTCTTCGTCTTCAACTCTTCTCCTACCTTCAAAAGCTAACAGTAAGCCAAAAGTGTCACAAGCTTCAAGTAGTGGATTGAAAACATCGGTGCAGAAAGTTGTTCAGCATTTTAGACCTCCACAGTCGTCCAAAAAGTCTCAACCTTCCAGTTCTATTGATGAG ATGAGCTTCTCGTATGAGTTGTTTGTGAAACTTTATTGTGATAGAGTAGAATTACAGCCATTTGGCCTTGTGAACTTAGGGAACAG TTGTTATGCAAATGCTGTCCTTCAGTGCTTGGCATTCACTCGGCCACTGATATCATACCTTATTAGGGGATTACACTCTAAAACAT GTAGAAAGAAGAGttggtgttttgtttgtgaGTTTGAACACTTAATTTTAAAGGCAAGGGGAGGAGAATCTCCTCTTTCACCTATCAAGATCTtatcaaaattacaaaagattGGGAAGCATCTTGGCcctggaaaagaagaagacgcgCACGAGTTTTTAAG GTGTGCTGTTGATACAATGCAATCTGTTTTTCTCAAAGAGGCTCCTGCAGCTGGTCCGTTTGCTGAAGAAACTACTTTAGTAGGCCTTACGTTTGGTGGATATCTTCACTCCAAg ATTAAATGCATGGCATGCCTCCACAAATCTGAGCGACCGGAGCTGATGATGGATCTAACTGTTGAGATTGATGGGGATATAGGAAGCCTCGAAGAAGCACTTGCTCAATTCACAGCATACGAAGTCCTAGATGGAGAGAACCGGTATTTCTGTGGCAG ATGTAAATCTTACCAGAAAgccaaaaagaaattgatgatATTGGAAGGACCCAATATTCTTACTGTCGTGCTGAAACGTTTTCAG TCTGATAACTTTGGGAAGCTGAGCAAACCCATCCATTTTCCCGAGCTTCTCGATATTAGCCCGTATATGAGTGACCCAAATCATGGGGATCATCCGGTTTATAGTCTCTACGCAGTGGTGGTCCATTTGGATGCTATGAGCACTTTATTTTCAGGTCATTATGTTTGCTACATAAAAACCCTTGATGGAGATTGGTTCAAAATTGATGACAGCAAT GTTTTCCCGGTTCAGTTAGAGACTGTGTTACTAGAAGGAGCATACATGCTTCTTTATGCAAG GGATTCTCCGAGACCGGTGAGCAAGAACGGTGGTCGGAAatcaaagcaaagaagaaatttggcCGCAATTCCGTCAAGAAAGGgcaacaagaaacagagagacgGTGATAATAACAGTTTGTTGCCGCGTGTGGACTGGTCGAGTGGAAGCCTGTCGTCAATGTTTAGCTCATCGGACACAACAAGCTCATGTAGCACAAAAGACTCATCAGGTATTGAGAATTTATCAGATTACCTGTTTGGTGGAGTTGAACCGGTTTGGAAATGGGATCGTCATAATAAATCTCAAACGTTTGATTGA